The following are from one region of the Magallana gigas chromosome 6, xbMagGiga1.1, whole genome shotgun sequence genome:
- the LOC105333107 gene encoding uncharacterized protein, protein MKGESSSDQDETQGYKRSTGVFLQDSDVKLRRKERVPKCCVVGDGGTGKTSMMMRYTLGKILSDYQPTCFENYTIDIKEGENTHQLSVLDTAGQETYDRLRTLAYSDTDVFVVCFSVYDSDSFENVKLKWIPEIRQFKPDTPFFIVGTHTDLRHSVVDITNDCVSTARGKKCAKKWGAVKYLECSSIDGTGLDEVFRLAYKTAVSPKKKRQTWKSFKDAVKRRTMIF, encoded by the exons ATGAAAGGAGAATCTAGCAGCGATCAGGATGAAACCCAAGGATACAAACGCTCGACGGGAGTCTTTTTACAGGATTCTGATGTAAAACTCCGCAGAAAGGAACGAGTCCCAAAATGCTGTGTGGTGGGGGATGGGGGCACGGGGAAGACGAGTATGATGATGCGCTACACCCTCGGGAAAATTCTCTCAGACTACCAACCCACCTGCTTCGAAAACTATACAA tTGATATTAAGGAAGGAGAGAACACGCATCAGCTGAGTGTGCTGGACACAGCTGGACAG GAAACGTACGATCGTCTGCGTACGCTTGCGTACTCCGACACTGACGTATTTGTCGTCTGCTTCTCCGTGTACGACAGCGACTCGTTCGAAaacgtgaaattaaaatggattcCAGAAATCAGACAGTTCAAACCCGACACACCCTTTTTCATTGTGGGCACACACACAGACTTGCGTCATTCTGTGGTGGACATTACAAACGATTGTGTGAGCACGGCTAGAGGCAAGAAGTGCGCCAAGAAGTGGGGAGCCGTTAAGTACCTCGAGTGTAGCTCCATTGACGGAACCGGTTTGGATGAGGTCTTCCGGTTAGCTTACAAAACCGCGGTGTCCCCCAAAAAGAAACGACAAACATGGAAAAGCTTCAAGGACGCCGTGAAAAGGCGTACTATGATTTTCTAA
- the LOC105333106 gene encoding alpha-2Da adrenergic receptor-like translates to MSTQPLTSNLTSSVANDTGSTTQSLLAAEYLLWISNERQYELNRPTLIIYIISIILGLTGNSLVVYVFGFRFEKSTANFFVTSLAVFDILTCFLLVFETLDLRFPMYSGNYPAICKTVRFFEVFCTSCSSILLVCIAFDRYYKICKPFKHISIRKVKKILALTVCFTLVLSWPVALFHGTETIVMSNAVVTGKDCADDDNLKGSLYSALYFFLLLVITVCFILAVIVLYCRVYWAIIKWKFSTVGESHDSGIWTTNRSSTISSREPQDTVPRKSTSAQRPQSRFVVLGDKTKPSESPRESLPVSESLDTISITDIAKRQATEESYQSSETGLNKNNSVEGTNSHSSPSNSSKVVRYTVTVRAETKKSAQPLTGTITRPAAAGSEEESVAVVQRSSVDRKSNKKRRETVLTSRRKKNVRTSRTTIMFSLAAFMYVISYIPTLVVESINAVKPFNLKEMSTTLRQIIVVANSAYFFNLSFNPIIYGVFNKHFRDEVVLLFKGQSKNHYNK, encoded by the coding sequence ATGTCAACTCAACCTTTGACCTCTAACTTGACGTCTTCTGTAGCTAACGACACTGGCAGCACAACACAATCACTTTTAGCTGCCGAATATCTATTATGGATTTCAAATGAGAGACAATACGAGTTAAACCGTCCAACTCTCATTATTTACATAATCTCCATCATTTTGGGGTTGACTGGTAATTCTTTGGTTGTATACGTGTTTGGATTCCGTTTTGAAAAGTCAACTGCAAACTTTTTCGTGACAAGTTTAGCGGTGTTTGATATTCTTACATGTTTCCTCTTAGTGTTTGAGACTCTTGACCTTCGCTTTCCAATGTACAGTGGGAACTATCCAGCTATTTGCAAAACCGTCCGTTTCTTCGAGGTATTTTGCACTTCTTGTTCCAGCATTTTATTAGTGTGTATAGCATTTGATCGCTATTACAAAATATGCAAGCCctttaaacatatttctattcggaaagttaaaaaaatacttgCCTTGACGGTTTGTTTTACGCTGGTTCTCAGCTGGCCAGTAGCATTATTCCATGGCACTGAAACTATTGTGATGTCAAATGCAGTGGTAACAGGGAAGGATTGCGCAGACGATGATAATCTCAAAGGATCTCTTTATTctgctttgtatttttttctgcttttagTCATCACGGTGTGCTTTATCCTAGCAGTTATAGTTTTGTACTGTCGCGTCTACTGGGCGATAATAAAGTGGAAGTTTAGTACGGTCGGAGAAAGTCACGATTCCGGAATATGGACCACAAATAGATCCTCCACAATATCAAGTAGAGAACCTCAGGATACAGTGCCCCGTAAAAGTACGAGTGCTCAGAGGCCACAGTCAAGGTTTGTTGTACTAGGTGACAAAACCAAACCATCGGAAAGTCCTCGAGAATCTTTACCAGTCTCCGAGAGTTTGGATACCATATCAATTACAGACATAGCGAAAAGGCAAGCTACCGAAGAGTCATATCAAAGTTCTGAAACaggtttaaataaaaataattcagttgaAGGCACAAATTCACACTCCTCTCCCTCGAATAGTAGCAAAGTTGTAAGGTATACAGTGACAGTAAGAGctgaaacaaaaaaatcggCACAGCCATTAACAGGAACCATCACGAGACCCGCAGCCGCCGGAAGTGAAGAGGAAAGCGTTGCTGTGGTTCAGCGAAGCTCCGTGGATAGAAAGTCAAATAAAAAACGAAGAGAGACAGTCTTGACGAGCAGAAGAAAAAAGAATGTTCGGACCAGTCGTACGACGATCATGTTTAGTCTGGCCGCATTCATGTATGTGATCAGCTACATACCAACCCTAGTAGTGGAAAGCATCAACGCCGTGAAACCTTTCAACTTAAAGGAGATGTCGACCACACTCAGACAGATTATTGTGGTGGCCAACTCAGCGTATTTCTTTAATCTTTCATTTAACCCAATAATATACGGGGTATTCAACAAACATTTTCGAGACGAGGTAGTTTTGCTATTCAAAGGTCAATCTAAAAATCACTATAACAAGTGA